A single region of the Nicotiana sylvestris chromosome 6, ASM39365v2, whole genome shotgun sequence genome encodes:
- the LOC138871224 gene encoding uncharacterized protein, with protein MDGKEIAMEMIRGNLSDSYKELPKYFYMLEHTNPGTVSKLHKLEDGCFLYAYVSLYASIKGWEHCRPIMVVDGSFLKAAYKGTILTACIQDGAGKILPLAYAIVDSENNKS; from the exons ATGGACGGTAAAGAGATAGCAATGGAAATGATAAGAGGGAATCTAAGTGATTCATATAAGGAGTTGCCGAAGTATTTTTATATGTTGGAGCATACAAATCCAGGAACGGTTTCAAAGTTGCACAAATTAGAAGATGGATGCTTTCTTTATGCATATGTTTCTCTATATGCATCTATCAAGGGTTGGGAGCATTGCCGACCAATAATGGTTGTTGATGGAAGTTTCCTTAAAGCAGCATATAAGGGTACCATATTGACTGCTTGCATACAGGATGGAGCTG gaaaaatccttccacttgcATATGCAATTGTAGATTCAGAGAATAACAAATCTTGA